One genomic region from Microbacterium sp. BK668 encodes:
- a CDS encoding homoserine O-acetyltransferase, which yields MDWQTSEDTVPSAPVTEADARLLLGRPPATGAWRDGDPAGDRHFAAFGAFRTEGGRELPAYRLAYETWGELNAARDNAVLVLHALTGDSHVRGPAGPGHPTAGWWGDIVGPGAPIDTDEWFVVAPNMLGGCQGSTGPASIAPDGYEWASRFPYLTIRDQVRAQVRLADALGIDRWAAVLGGSMGGMHALEWAIALPERVARVGVLSAPPVNTADQIALNSVQLEAISIDPRFQNGKYYDADAGDGPHRGLALARRMALLNYRSPTELNQRFQRSWQSGVSPLGHGGRFAVESYLDFHGNRFTRRFDANSYITLVEAMNSHDIGRDRGGVEDALAGVTATALVLGIDSDRLFPIEGQHRIARGIPNALDGDRAVVLPSDFGHDGFLIETHAVGAHLRRLLAA from the coding sequence ATGGACTGGCAGACCTCCGAAGACACCGTGCCGTCGGCACCGGTGACGGAGGCCGACGCCCGGCTCCTCCTCGGCCGTCCTCCCGCGACGGGAGCCTGGCGAGACGGCGATCCCGCGGGCGATCGCCACTTCGCGGCCTTCGGCGCGTTCCGCACCGAGGGCGGGCGCGAACTTCCCGCCTACCGGCTCGCCTACGAGACGTGGGGTGAGCTGAACGCCGCCCGCGACAACGCGGTGCTCGTCCTCCACGCCCTGACCGGCGACAGCCACGTGCGCGGACCGGCCGGGCCGGGGCATCCCACCGCCGGATGGTGGGGCGACATCGTCGGACCCGGTGCCCCCATCGACACCGACGAGTGGTTCGTCGTGGCGCCCAACATGCTGGGCGGATGCCAGGGGTCGACCGGTCCCGCAAGCATCGCGCCCGACGGCTACGAGTGGGCCTCGCGCTTCCCGTACCTCACGATCCGCGATCAGGTCCGGGCCCAGGTGCGACTCGCCGACGCGCTGGGCATCGACCGGTGGGCGGCGGTGCTGGGCGGATCGATGGGAGGCATGCACGCCCTCGAGTGGGCGATCGCCCTGCCGGAGCGGGTCGCACGGGTCGGCGTGCTGTCGGCACCCCCGGTCAACACGGCCGACCAGATCGCGCTCAACTCCGTGCAGCTCGAGGCGATCTCGATCGACCCGCGCTTCCAGAACGGCAAATACTACGACGCCGACGCGGGTGATGGGCCGCATCGCGGGCTCGCCCTCGCCCGCCGCATGGCGCTGCTGAACTACCGGAGCCCCACCGAGCTCAACCAGCGCTTCCAGCGATCGTGGCAGTCCGGTGTGAGCCCGCTCGGGCACGGCGGGCGTTTCGCCGTCGAGTCGTACCTCGACTTCCACGGCAACCGCTTCACGCGCCGGTTCGACGCGAACAGCTACATCACCCTCGTCGAGGCGATGAACTCGCACGACATCGGCCGCGATCGCGGAGGCGTCGAGGATGCGCTCGCGGGCGTCACGGCCACGGCGCTCGTCCTCGGGATCGACAGCGACCGCCTCTTCCCCATCGAGGGCCAGCATCGGATCGCCCGCGGCATCCCGAACGCACTCGACGGAGACCGAGCCGTGGTGCTACCGAGCGACTTCGGCCACGACGGCTTCCTCATCGAGACGCACGCCGTGGGCGCGCACCTGCGCCGCCTGCTCGCCGCCTGA